Proteins from one Deinococcus actinosclerus genomic window:
- a CDS encoding YbaN family protein, protein MTAPDPAPRPDAPPRRRPLWVAAGFLLTGLGVLGLILPGFPGTVWFVLAAAAFSRGDPRWEAWLLSRPVVGALVRDYRAGLGMPLRAKWIACLCIVAAVAFSVGRIPVLIGQVAWVLVGLAGVAYITMKIPTRRPPTPGA, encoded by the coding sequence ATGACCGCCCCCGACCCCGCCCCGCGTCCCGACGCGCCGCCCCGCCGCCGCCCGCTGTGGGTGGCCGCCGGGTTCCTGCTGACCGGACTGGGCGTGCTGGGCCTGATCCTGCCCGGCTTTCCCGGCACGGTGTGGTTCGTGCTGGCCGCCGCCGCGTTCTCCCGGGGCGACCCCCGGTGGGAGGCGTGGCTGCTGTCACGGCCCGTCGTCGGCGCGCTGGTGCGCGACTACCGCGCGGGGCTGGGCATGCCGCTGCGGGCCAAATGGATCGCCTGCCTGTGCATCGTGGCGGCGGTGGCCTTCAGCGTGGGGCGCATTCCCGTCCTGATCGGGCAGGTGGCGTGGGTGCTGGTGGGGCTGGCGGGCGTGGCCTACATCACAATGAAGATTCCCACCCGGCGCCCGCCCACGCCGGGCGCGTAG
- the rraA gene encoding ribonuclease E activity regulator RraA, with the protein MTRTTSDTTPELDLPTETLPTEDLPVTDLSDLRPDAPILAPVFREFGGRPRFNGPAVTLRVPGHNPLVREVLAQPGEGRVLVVDAGGALDCALLGGELGELAVTGGWAGVIVNGCVRDTSELAQLNLGVRALAAHPRRSGKERLGERDVPVTLAGVTIHPGDAVHADEDGILILPA; encoded by the coding sequence ATGACCCGCACAACCAGTGACACCACCCCGGAGCTGGACCTGCCCACCGAGACGCTGCCCACCGAGGACCTGCCCGTCACGGACCTCAGCGACCTGCGGCCCGACGCGCCCATCCTCGCCCCCGTGTTCCGGGAATTCGGGGGCCGCCCGCGCTTCAACGGCCCAGCCGTGACCCTGCGCGTGCCCGGCCACAACCCGCTGGTGCGCGAGGTGCTCGCTCAGCCCGGCGAGGGCCGCGTCCTCGTCGTGGACGCCGGCGGGGCGCTGGACTGCGCGCTGCTGGGCGGGGAACTGGGTGAACTGGCCGTCACGGGGGGCTGGGCGGGCGTGATCGTGAACGGCTGCGTGCGCGACACCAGCGAACTCGCCCAGCTGAACCTCGGCGTGCGCGCCCTGGCAGCCCACCCGCGCCGCAGCGGCAAGGAGCGCCTCGGCGAACGCGACGTGCCCGTCACCCTCGCGGGCGTGACCATCCACCCCGGCGACGCCGTGCACGCCGACGAGGACGGCATCCTGATCCTCCCGGCCTGA
- a CDS encoding XdhC family protein: protein MNAAETRALLGALRAAHARGQRAAIATVVGVRGSAYRREGTRMLILDDGAQVCMLSGGCLEAEVVEVALDVIRTGDSALTHYDLSEDATWGLGIGCGGSVDVRVERVDPGDPVTAAWLAALEAGEKAALIVPLRPGAGRLLVTPDGEALGDLRADLRPFALAAARERLTHLEPRAATLTAPDGSAVFVDVSTPPPQLVLYGAGHDAMPLSAQAHALGYDVHVIDPRGAYLTPGRFPGATLHALAPEELGAFTPGERAHLIVMNHHIDRDRVCLAHALHSGAPYVGVLGPRSRALDLLNALQEEGVTFTPAQLARLRSPIGLRLGAEAPEEVALSILAELMAWRRGYDGSFLSGHAGRIHHEPTHPVTPPLDAGPEPVTGAGTSPTR, encoded by the coding sequence AGCGCCTACCGCCGCGAGGGCACCCGCATGCTGATCCTCGACGACGGCGCGCAGGTGTGCATGCTCTCCGGCGGCTGCCTGGAGGCCGAGGTGGTCGAGGTCGCGCTGGACGTGATCCGCACCGGGGACAGCGCCCTGACCCACTACGACCTCTCCGAGGACGCCACCTGGGGCCTAGGGATCGGCTGCGGCGGCAGCGTGGACGTGCGCGTGGAACGCGTGGACCCGGGCGACCCGGTGACCGCCGCGTGGCTCGCGGCGCTGGAGGCCGGGGAGAAGGCCGCGCTGATCGTGCCCCTGCGCCCCGGCGCGGGGCGGCTGCTGGTCACGCCGGACGGGGAGGCGCTGGGGGACCTGCGGGCCGACCTGCGGCCCTTCGCGCTGGCCGCCGCCCGCGAGCGCCTCACGCACCTGGAGCCGCGCGCCGCGACCCTGACCGCCCCCGACGGCTCGGCGGTGTTCGTGGACGTCAGCACCCCGCCGCCGCAGCTCGTGCTGTACGGCGCCGGGCACGACGCCATGCCGCTCTCGGCGCAGGCGCACGCGCTGGGCTACGACGTGCACGTCATCGACCCGCGCGGCGCGTACCTCACGCCGGGCCGCTTTCCCGGCGCGACCCTGCACGCCCTGGCCCCCGAGGAACTGGGCGCATTCACGCCGGGCGAGCGGGCGCACCTGATCGTCATGAACCACCACATTGACCGCGACCGGGTGTGCCTGGCGCACGCGCTGCATTCCGGCGCGCCGTACGTGGGCGTCCTGGGGCCGCGCAGCCGCGCGCTGGACCTCCTGAACGCCCTGCAGGAGGAGGGGGTGACCTTCACGCCCGCGCAGCTGGCCCGCCTGCGCTCCCCGATCGGCCTGCGCCTGGGCGCCGAGGCCCCCGAGGAGGTCGCGCTGAGCATCCTGGCGGAACTCATGGCGTGGCGGCGCGGGTACGACGGGTCGTTCCTCAGCGGGCACGCGGGCCGCATCCACCACGAACCCACCCACCCGGTCACGCCGCCCCTGGATGCCGGGCCGGAACCCGTCACCGGCGCGGGAACGTCCCCCACGCGGTAA